The proteins below are encoded in one region of Coffea arabica cultivar ET-39 chromosome 4c, Coffea Arabica ET-39 HiFi, whole genome shotgun sequence:
- the LOC113739609 gene encoding G-type lectin S-receptor-like serine/threonine-protein kinase CES101 isoform X3 — protein MAAVRKINLVTNFLCCCFLLNHSCYSEIINDTILQGEELRDWQQLVSASNFCRLQFFSPGSSRTRYLGIFLNQSPDDLRPVWIANRDNPIPDASGSLKIAPDGRLNIYSSGGSAIALSSAPSSAGGNVSVTLLDNGNLVLRELYFNGSFKQTLWQSFDYPTDTLLPGMKIGINLRTGHRWSLVTPVSQDQVPASGPFILGIDQNGTGQLMIWWREKVVWNSGIWLNGHFACANPDYINFTFVSDGDEKSFVYTSNTRNRSMTTYTLEPTSWITEEGLQVDLIGWSSSSETRSAECFPHKMLPRCKEALFHFEPRQGDIVGHSYTIDDYNLSLFDCKAMCVENCSCFAYASITDNETGCEFWSQSMHFMTTSGRQVFIRSESLKDDYSSTKWWPWLLVALGVLLAFGTLCWMLLRKCGTKDKARGTKKSLLDELGGSNMTPETNDGKANKDEIPKSLSKDLLLFSFDSITAATNNFSITSKLGEGGFGPVYKGKLEDGQEVAIKRLSKNSGQGVVEFKNEILLIAKLQHRNLARLLGCCLQADEKILVYEYMVNRSLDFLLFGADSSKKELLKWSIRLNIIEGIAQGLLYLHKYSRLRVIHRDLKAGNILLDDSMNPKISDFGLARIFGMQESEAKTKRIVGT, from the exons ATGGCTGCCGTAAGAAAAATCAATCTTGTCACCAATTTTCTATGTTGCTGCTTCCTTCTCAATCATTCTTGTTACTCAGAAATAATCAATGACACAATCTTACAGGGAGAAGAGCTCAGGGATTGGCAACAACTAGTTTCAGCAAGCAACTTCTGTAGATTGCAATTCTTCAGCCCCGGCAGTTCGCGCACCCGATATTTAGGCATTTTTCTCAACCAATCGCCCGATGATCTTCGGCCTGTTTGGATAGCCAACCGTGACAACCCCATTCCGGACGCATCAGGGAGCCTCAAGATCGCTCCTGATGGCAGGCTAAACATATATTCTAGTGGAGGCAGTGCAATCGCTCTCAGTTCTGCTCCATCATCAGCAGGAGGAAATGTTAGCGTCACACTATTGGATAATGGAAATCTTGTGCTGAGAGAACTATATTTCAATGGTTCTTTTAAGCAGACCTTATGGCAAAGCTTTGATTACCCAACGGACACGCTTTTACCAGGAATGAAAATTGGTATCAACTTAAGAACAGGGCATAGATGGTCGCTGGTTACCCCGGTAAGTCAAGATCAGGTACCTGCATCAGGGCCATTTATACTTGGCATAGACCAAAACGGAACAGGCCAATTGATGATTTGGTGGAGGGAAAAGGTTGTTTGGAACAGTGGGATTTGGCTTAACGGGCATTTTGCTTGTGCAAACCCTGATTACATTAATTTTACCTTCGTATCAGATGGGGATGAAAAAAGCTTCGTCTATACATCGAATACTCGCAATCGCTCTATGACAACATACACGCTAGAGCCAACAAGCTGGATTACTGAAGAAGGATTACAGGTTGATTTAATTGGTTGGTCTTCCTCCTCTGAGACGCGATCAGCTGAATGCTTTCCTCATAAGATGCTGCCTAGGTGCAAGGAAGCTTTATTTCATTTCGAACCAAGACAAGGGGATATAGTCGGTCACAGCTATACAATCGATGATTACAATTTGAGTCTCTTTGATTGTAAAGCCATGTGCGTGGAGAACTGTTCCTGTTTTGCCTATGCCTCAATCACCGATAATGAAACAGGCTGTGAATTTTGGAGCCAAAGCATGCATTTTATGACTACTTCAGGCAGACAGGTTTTTATTCGTTCAGAGTCATTAAAAG ATGACTACTCATCAACAAAGTGGTGGCCATGGCTTCTTGTGGCTTTAGGTGTATTACTGGCATTTGGCACCTTGTGTTGGATGCTACTGAGAAAGTGTGGAACTAAAG ATAAAGCCAGAGGAACAAAAAAATCCCTGCTAGATGAGCTCGGTGGAAGCAATATGACACCAGAAACCAACGATGGTAAAGCCAATAAGGACGAAATACCCAAAAGTTTAAGCAAAGACTTGCTGTTGTTCAGCTTTGACAGCATTACAGCTGCCACAAACAACTTCTCCATAACCAGCAAGCTTGGAGAGGGTGGATTCGGACCAGTTTACAAG GGAAAATTAGAGGACGGGCAAGAAGTTGCAATAAAAAGACTTTCCAAAAATTCAGGCCAAGGTGTGGTAGAGTTCAAAAATGAAATTCTACTGATTGCCAAACTTCAGCACAGAAATCTTGCGAGGCTATTGGGATGCTGCCTACAAGCAGATGAGAAAATTTTAGTTTATGAGTATATGGTCAACAGAAGCCTGGATTTCTTGCTTTTTG GGGCAGATTCTAGCAAAAAGGAGTTACTAAAATGGAGTATACGTCTGAATATTATTGAAGGGATTGCTCAAGGATTGCTCTATCTCCACAAGTACTCAAGATTAAGGGTGATTCATAGGGATTTAAAAGCTGGCAATATCTTGCTTGATGACAGCATGAATCCTAAAATATCAGATTTTGGTTTGGCAAGAATATTTGGAATGCAAGAATctgaagcaaaaacaaaaagaatagtTGGAACCTAG
- the LOC113739609 gene encoding cysteine-rich receptor-like protein kinase 7 isoform X6, with the protein MSPEYAIKGIVSMKTDVFSFGVLLLEIVSGRKNNSCYHSEHPLNLVGMAWELWKEGRALELMDPMLNGSCPENEVTRCIQVGLLCVQDRAIDRPSMSDVVSMLSNEAVQLPPPKQPAFFIETVPGDAEKDKEAICSLNGVSISATEPR; encoded by the exons ATGTCCCCGGAGTATGCAATAAAAGGCATTGTTTCAATGAAGACGGATGTATTCAGTTTTGGAGTTCTGCTACTTGAGATTGTTAGCGGTCGGAAAAACAACAGCTGCTATCATTCGGAACACCCACTGAACCTCGTAGGAATG GCATGGGAATTGTGGAAGGAAGGAAGGGCTCTGGAGCTAATGGACCCAATGTTGAATGGCTCCTGCCCTGAAAATGAAGTCACGAGATGCATTCAGGTGGGTCTGTTGTGCGTGCAAGACCGTGCAATTGATAGGCCCTCCATGTCTGATGTGGTGTCCATGCTGTCGAACGAGGCTGTGCAATTGCCACCACCAAAACAACCAGCATTCTTCATTGAGACGGTTCCGGGAGACGCAGAAAAGGATAAGGAAGCTATTTGTTCCTTGAATGGCGTATCAATTTCAGCAACAGAGCCCAGGTAG
- the LOC113739609 gene encoding G-type lectin S-receptor-like serine/threonine-protein kinase CES101 isoform X5, producing MVAGYPDGDEKSFVYTSNTRNRSMTTYTLEPTSWITEEGLQVDLIGWSSSSETRSAECFPHKMLPRCKEALFHFEPRQGDIVGHSYTIDDYNLSLFDCKAMCVENCSCFAYASITDNETGCEFWSQSMHFMTTSGRQVFIRSESLKDDYSSTKWWPWLLVALGVLLAFGTLCWMLLRKCGTKDKARGTKKSLLDELGGSNMTPETNDGKANKDEIPKSLSKDLLLFSFDSITAATNNFSITSKLGEGGFGPVYKGKLEDGQEVAIKRLSKNSGQGVVEFKNEILLIAKLQHRNLARLLGCCLQADEKILVYEYMVNRSLDFLLFGADSSKKELLKWSIRLNIIEGIAQGLLYLHKYSRLRVIHRDLKAGNILLDDSMNPKISDFGLARIFGMQESEAKTKRIVGTYGYMSPEYAIKGIVSMKTDVFSFGVLLLEIVSGRKNNSCYHSEHPLNLVGMAWELWKEGRALELMDPMLNGSCPENEVTRCIQVGLLCVQDRAIDRPSMSDVVSMLSNEAVQLPPPKQPAFFIETVPGDAEKDKEAICSLNGVSISATEPR from the exons ATGGTCGCTGGTTACCCCG ATGGGGATGAAAAAAGCTTCGTCTATACATCGAATACTCGCAATCGCTCTATGACAACATACACGCTAGAGCCAACAAGCTGGATTACTGAAGAAGGATTACAGGTTGATTTAATTGGTTGGTCTTCCTCCTCTGAGACGCGATCAGCTGAATGCTTTCCTCATAAGATGCTGCCTAGGTGCAAGGAAGCTTTATTTCATTTCGAACCAAGACAAGGGGATATAGTCGGTCACAGCTATACAATCGATGATTACAATTTGAGTCTCTTTGATTGTAAAGCCATGTGCGTGGAGAACTGTTCCTGTTTTGCCTATGCCTCAATCACCGATAATGAAACAGGCTGTGAATTTTGGAGCCAAAGCATGCATTTTATGACTACTTCAGGCAGACAGGTTTTTATTCGTTCAGAGTCATTAAAAG ATGACTACTCATCAACAAAGTGGTGGCCATGGCTTCTTGTGGCTTTAGGTGTATTACTGGCATTTGGCACCTTGTGTTGGATGCTACTGAGAAAGTGTGGAACTAAAG ATAAAGCCAGAGGAACAAAAAAATCCCTGCTAGATGAGCTCGGTGGAAGCAATATGACACCAGAAACCAACGATGGTAAAGCCAATAAGGACGAAATACCCAAAAGTTTAAGCAAAGACTTGCTGTTGTTCAGCTTTGACAGCATTACAGCTGCCACAAACAACTTCTCCATAACCAGCAAGCTTGGAGAGGGTGGATTCGGACCAGTTTACAAG GGAAAATTAGAGGACGGGCAAGAAGTTGCAATAAAAAGACTTTCCAAAAATTCAGGCCAAGGTGTGGTAGAGTTCAAAAATGAAATTCTACTGATTGCCAAACTTCAGCACAGAAATCTTGCGAGGCTATTGGGATGCTGCCTACAAGCAGATGAGAAAATTTTAGTTTATGAGTATATGGTCAACAGAAGCCTGGATTTCTTGCTTTTTG GGGCAGATTCTAGCAAAAAGGAGTTACTAAAATGGAGTATACGTCTGAATATTATTGAAGGGATTGCTCAAGGATTGCTCTATCTCCACAAGTACTCAAGATTAAGGGTGATTCATAGGGATTTAAAAGCTGGCAATATCTTGCTTGATGACAGCATGAATCCTAAAATATCAGATTTTGGTTTGGCAAGAATATTTGGAATGCAAGAATctgaagcaaaaacaaaaagaatagtTGGAACCTA TGGTTACATGTCCCCGGAGTATGCAATAAAAGGCATTGTTTCAATGAAGACGGATGTATTCAGTTTTGGAGTTCTGCTACTTGAGATTGTTAGCGGTCGGAAAAACAACAGCTGCTATCATTCGGAACACCCACTGAACCTCGTAGGAATG GCATGGGAATTGTGGAAGGAAGGAAGGGCTCTGGAGCTAATGGACCCAATGTTGAATGGCTCCTGCCCTGAAAATGAAGTCACGAGATGCATTCAGGTGGGTCTGTTGTGCGTGCAAGACCGTGCAATTGATAGGCCCTCCATGTCTGATGTGGTGTCCATGCTGTCGAACGAGGCTGTGCAATTGCCACCACCAAAACAACCAGCATTCTTCATTGAGACGGTTCCGGGAGACGCAGAAAAGGATAAGGAAGCTATTTGTTCCTTGAATGGCGTATCAATTTCAGCAACAGAGCCCAGGTAG
- the LOC113739609 gene encoding G-type lectin S-receptor-like serine/threonine-protein kinase CES101 isoform X4 produces MVAGYPGKSRSGTCIRAIYTWHRPKRNRPIDDLVEGKDGDEKSFVYTSNTRNRSMTTYTLEPTSWITEEGLQVDLIGWSSSSETRSAECFPHKMLPRCKEALFHFEPRQGDIVGHSYTIDDYNLSLFDCKAMCVENCSCFAYASITDNETGCEFWSQSMHFMTTSGRQVFIRSESLKDDYSSTKWWPWLLVALGVLLAFGTLCWMLLRKCGTKDKARGTKKSLLDELGGSNMTPETNDGKANKDEIPKSLSKDLLLFSFDSITAATNNFSITSKLGEGGFGPVYKGKLEDGQEVAIKRLSKNSGQGVVEFKNEILLIAKLQHRNLARLLGCCLQADEKILVYEYMVNRSLDFLLFGADSSKKELLKWSIRLNIIEGIAQGLLYLHKYSRLRVIHRDLKAGNILLDDSMNPKISDFGLARIFGMQESEAKTKRIVGTYGYMSPEYAIKGIVSMKTDVFSFGVLLLEIVSGRKNNSCYHSEHPLNLVGMAWELWKEGRALELMDPMLNGSCPENEVTRCIQVGLLCVQDRAIDRPSMSDVVSMLSNEAVQLPPPKQPAFFIETVPGDAEKDKEAICSLNGVSISATEPR; encoded by the exons ATGGTCGCTGGTTACCCCGGTAAGTCAAGATCAGGTACCTGCATCAGGGCCATTTATACTTGGCATAGACCAAAACGGAACAGGCCAATTGATGATTTGGTGGAGGGAAAAG ATGGGGATGAAAAAAGCTTCGTCTATACATCGAATACTCGCAATCGCTCTATGACAACATACACGCTAGAGCCAACAAGCTGGATTACTGAAGAAGGATTACAGGTTGATTTAATTGGTTGGTCTTCCTCCTCTGAGACGCGATCAGCTGAATGCTTTCCTCATAAGATGCTGCCTAGGTGCAAGGAAGCTTTATTTCATTTCGAACCAAGACAAGGGGATATAGTCGGTCACAGCTATACAATCGATGATTACAATTTGAGTCTCTTTGATTGTAAAGCCATGTGCGTGGAGAACTGTTCCTGTTTTGCCTATGCCTCAATCACCGATAATGAAACAGGCTGTGAATTTTGGAGCCAAAGCATGCATTTTATGACTACTTCAGGCAGACAGGTTTTTATTCGTTCAGAGTCATTAAAAG ATGACTACTCATCAACAAAGTGGTGGCCATGGCTTCTTGTGGCTTTAGGTGTATTACTGGCATTTGGCACCTTGTGTTGGATGCTACTGAGAAAGTGTGGAACTAAAG ATAAAGCCAGAGGAACAAAAAAATCCCTGCTAGATGAGCTCGGTGGAAGCAATATGACACCAGAAACCAACGATGGTAAAGCCAATAAGGACGAAATACCCAAAAGTTTAAGCAAAGACTTGCTGTTGTTCAGCTTTGACAGCATTACAGCTGCCACAAACAACTTCTCCATAACCAGCAAGCTTGGAGAGGGTGGATTCGGACCAGTTTACAAG GGAAAATTAGAGGACGGGCAAGAAGTTGCAATAAAAAGACTTTCCAAAAATTCAGGCCAAGGTGTGGTAGAGTTCAAAAATGAAATTCTACTGATTGCCAAACTTCAGCACAGAAATCTTGCGAGGCTATTGGGATGCTGCCTACAAGCAGATGAGAAAATTTTAGTTTATGAGTATATGGTCAACAGAAGCCTGGATTTCTTGCTTTTTG GGGCAGATTCTAGCAAAAAGGAGTTACTAAAATGGAGTATACGTCTGAATATTATTGAAGGGATTGCTCAAGGATTGCTCTATCTCCACAAGTACTCAAGATTAAGGGTGATTCATAGGGATTTAAAAGCTGGCAATATCTTGCTTGATGACAGCATGAATCCTAAAATATCAGATTTTGGTTTGGCAAGAATATTTGGAATGCAAGAATctgaagcaaaaacaaaaagaatagtTGGAACCTA TGGTTACATGTCCCCGGAGTATGCAATAAAAGGCATTGTTTCAATGAAGACGGATGTATTCAGTTTTGGAGTTCTGCTACTTGAGATTGTTAGCGGTCGGAAAAACAACAGCTGCTATCATTCGGAACACCCACTGAACCTCGTAGGAATG GCATGGGAATTGTGGAAGGAAGGAAGGGCTCTGGAGCTAATGGACCCAATGTTGAATGGCTCCTGCCCTGAAAATGAAGTCACGAGATGCATTCAGGTGGGTCTGTTGTGCGTGCAAGACCGTGCAATTGATAGGCCCTCCATGTCTGATGTGGTGTCCATGCTGTCGAACGAGGCTGTGCAATTGCCACCACCAAAACAACCAGCATTCTTCATTGAGACGGTTCCGGGAGACGCAGAAAAGGATAAGGAAGCTATTTGTTCCTTGAATGGCGTATCAATTTCAGCAACAGAGCCCAGGTAG
- the LOC113739609 gene encoding G-type lectin S-receptor-like serine/threonine-protein kinase CES101 isoform X2, translating into MAAGEELRDWQQLVSASNFCRLQFFSPGSSRTRYLGIFLNQSPDDLRPVWIANRDNPIPDASGSLKIAPDGRLNIYSSGGSAIALSSAPSSAGGNVSVTLLDNGNLVLRELYFNGSFKQTLWQSFDYPTDTLLPGMKIGINLRTGHRWSLVTPVSQDQVPASGPFILGIDQNGTGQLMIWWREKVVWNSGIWLNGHFACANPDYINFTFVSDGDEKSFVYTSNTRNRSMTTYTLEPTSWITEEGLQVDLIGWSSSSETRSAECFPHKMLPRCKEALFHFEPRQGDIVGHSYTIDDYNLSLFDCKAMCVENCSCFAYASITDNETGCEFWSQSMHFMTTSGRQVFIRSESLKDDYSSTKWWPWLLVALGVLLAFGTLCWMLLRKCGTKDKARGTKKSLLDELGGSNMTPETNDGKANKDEIPKSLSKDLLLFSFDSITAATNNFSITSKLGEGGFGPVYKGKLEDGQEVAIKRLSKNSGQGVVEFKNEILLIAKLQHRNLARLLGCCLQADEKILVYEYMVNRSLDFLLFGADSSKKELLKWSIRLNIIEGIAQGLLYLHKYSRLRVIHRDLKAGNILLDDSMNPKISDFGLARIFGMQESEAKTKRIVGTYGYMSPEYAIKGIVSMKTDVFSFGVLLLEIVSGRKNNSCYHSEHPLNLVGMAWELWKEGRALELMDPMLNGSCPENEVTRCIQVGLLCVQDRAIDRPSMSDVVSMLSNEAVQLPPPKQPAFFIETVPGDAEKDKEAICSLNGVSISATEPR; encoded by the exons ATGGCTGCC GGAGAAGAGCTCAGGGATTGGCAACAACTAGTTTCAGCAAGCAACTTCTGTAGATTGCAATTCTTCAGCCCCGGCAGTTCGCGCACCCGATATTTAGGCATTTTTCTCAACCAATCGCCCGATGATCTTCGGCCTGTTTGGATAGCCAACCGTGACAACCCCATTCCGGACGCATCAGGGAGCCTCAAGATCGCTCCTGATGGCAGGCTAAACATATATTCTAGTGGAGGCAGTGCAATCGCTCTCAGTTCTGCTCCATCATCAGCAGGAGGAAATGTTAGCGTCACACTATTGGATAATGGAAATCTTGTGCTGAGAGAACTATATTTCAATGGTTCTTTTAAGCAGACCTTATGGCAAAGCTTTGATTACCCAACGGACACGCTTTTACCAGGAATGAAAATTGGTATCAACTTAAGAACAGGGCATAGATGGTCGCTGGTTACCCCGGTAAGTCAAGATCAGGTACCTGCATCAGGGCCATTTATACTTGGCATAGACCAAAACGGAACAGGCCAATTGATGATTTGGTGGAGGGAAAAGGTTGTTTGGAACAGTGGGATTTGGCTTAACGGGCATTTTGCTTGTGCAAACCCTGATTACATTAATTTTACCTTCGTATCAGATGGGGATGAAAAAAGCTTCGTCTATACATCGAATACTCGCAATCGCTCTATGACAACATACACGCTAGAGCCAACAAGCTGGATTACTGAAGAAGGATTACAGGTTGATTTAATTGGTTGGTCTTCCTCCTCTGAGACGCGATCAGCTGAATGCTTTCCTCATAAGATGCTGCCTAGGTGCAAGGAAGCTTTATTTCATTTCGAACCAAGACAAGGGGATATAGTCGGTCACAGCTATACAATCGATGATTACAATTTGAGTCTCTTTGATTGTAAAGCCATGTGCGTGGAGAACTGTTCCTGTTTTGCCTATGCCTCAATCACCGATAATGAAACAGGCTGTGAATTTTGGAGCCAAAGCATGCATTTTATGACTACTTCAGGCAGACAGGTTTTTATTCGTTCAGAGTCATTAAAAG ATGACTACTCATCAACAAAGTGGTGGCCATGGCTTCTTGTGGCTTTAGGTGTATTACTGGCATTTGGCACCTTGTGTTGGATGCTACTGAGAAAGTGTGGAACTAAAG ATAAAGCCAGAGGAACAAAAAAATCCCTGCTAGATGAGCTCGGTGGAAGCAATATGACACCAGAAACCAACGATGGTAAAGCCAATAAGGACGAAATACCCAAAAGTTTAAGCAAAGACTTGCTGTTGTTCAGCTTTGACAGCATTACAGCTGCCACAAACAACTTCTCCATAACCAGCAAGCTTGGAGAGGGTGGATTCGGACCAGTTTACAAG GGAAAATTAGAGGACGGGCAAGAAGTTGCAATAAAAAGACTTTCCAAAAATTCAGGCCAAGGTGTGGTAGAGTTCAAAAATGAAATTCTACTGATTGCCAAACTTCAGCACAGAAATCTTGCGAGGCTATTGGGATGCTGCCTACAAGCAGATGAGAAAATTTTAGTTTATGAGTATATGGTCAACAGAAGCCTGGATTTCTTGCTTTTTG GGGCAGATTCTAGCAAAAAGGAGTTACTAAAATGGAGTATACGTCTGAATATTATTGAAGGGATTGCTCAAGGATTGCTCTATCTCCACAAGTACTCAAGATTAAGGGTGATTCATAGGGATTTAAAAGCTGGCAATATCTTGCTTGATGACAGCATGAATCCTAAAATATCAGATTTTGGTTTGGCAAGAATATTTGGAATGCAAGAATctgaagcaaaaacaaaaagaatagtTGGAACCTA TGGTTACATGTCCCCGGAGTATGCAATAAAAGGCATTGTTTCAATGAAGACGGATGTATTCAGTTTTGGAGTTCTGCTACTTGAGATTGTTAGCGGTCGGAAAAACAACAGCTGCTATCATTCGGAACACCCACTGAACCTCGTAGGAATG GCATGGGAATTGTGGAAGGAAGGAAGGGCTCTGGAGCTAATGGACCCAATGTTGAATGGCTCCTGCCCTGAAAATGAAGTCACGAGATGCATTCAGGTGGGTCTGTTGTGCGTGCAAGACCGTGCAATTGATAGGCCCTCCATGTCTGATGTGGTGTCCATGCTGTCGAACGAGGCTGTGCAATTGCCACCACCAAAACAACCAGCATTCTTCATTGAGACGGTTCCGGGAGACGCAGAAAAGGATAAGGAAGCTATTTGTTCCTTGAATGGCGTATCAATTTCAGCAACAGAGCCCAGGTAG
- the LOC113739609 gene encoding G-type lectin S-receptor-like serine/threonine-protein kinase CES101 isoform X1, whose translation MAAVRKINLVTNFLCCCFLLNHSCYSEIINDTILQGEELRDWQQLVSASNFCRLQFFSPGSSRTRYLGIFLNQSPDDLRPVWIANRDNPIPDASGSLKIAPDGRLNIYSSGGSAIALSSAPSSAGGNVSVTLLDNGNLVLRELYFNGSFKQTLWQSFDYPTDTLLPGMKIGINLRTGHRWSLVTPVSQDQVPASGPFILGIDQNGTGQLMIWWREKVVWNSGIWLNGHFACANPDYINFTFVSDGDEKSFVYTSNTRNRSMTTYTLEPTSWITEEGLQVDLIGWSSSSETRSAECFPHKMLPRCKEALFHFEPRQGDIVGHSYTIDDYNLSLFDCKAMCVENCSCFAYASITDNETGCEFWSQSMHFMTTSGRQVFIRSESLKDDYSSTKWWPWLLVALGVLLAFGTLCWMLLRKCGTKDKARGTKKSLLDELGGSNMTPETNDGKANKDEIPKSLSKDLLLFSFDSITAATNNFSITSKLGEGGFGPVYKGKLEDGQEVAIKRLSKNSGQGVVEFKNEILLIAKLQHRNLARLLGCCLQADEKILVYEYMVNRSLDFLLFGADSSKKELLKWSIRLNIIEGIAQGLLYLHKYSRLRVIHRDLKAGNILLDDSMNPKISDFGLARIFGMQESEAKTKRIVGTYGYMSPEYAIKGIVSMKTDVFSFGVLLLEIVSGRKNNSCYHSEHPLNLVGMAWELWKEGRALELMDPMLNGSCPENEVTRCIQVGLLCVQDRAIDRPSMSDVVSMLSNEAVQLPPPKQPAFFIETVPGDAEKDKEAICSLNGVSISATEPR comes from the exons ATGGCTGCCGTAAGAAAAATCAATCTTGTCACCAATTTTCTATGTTGCTGCTTCCTTCTCAATCATTCTTGTTACTCAGAAATAATCAATGACACAATCTTACAGGGAGAAGAGCTCAGGGATTGGCAACAACTAGTTTCAGCAAGCAACTTCTGTAGATTGCAATTCTTCAGCCCCGGCAGTTCGCGCACCCGATATTTAGGCATTTTTCTCAACCAATCGCCCGATGATCTTCGGCCTGTTTGGATAGCCAACCGTGACAACCCCATTCCGGACGCATCAGGGAGCCTCAAGATCGCTCCTGATGGCAGGCTAAACATATATTCTAGTGGAGGCAGTGCAATCGCTCTCAGTTCTGCTCCATCATCAGCAGGAGGAAATGTTAGCGTCACACTATTGGATAATGGAAATCTTGTGCTGAGAGAACTATATTTCAATGGTTCTTTTAAGCAGACCTTATGGCAAAGCTTTGATTACCCAACGGACACGCTTTTACCAGGAATGAAAATTGGTATCAACTTAAGAACAGGGCATAGATGGTCGCTGGTTACCCCGGTAAGTCAAGATCAGGTACCTGCATCAGGGCCATTTATACTTGGCATAGACCAAAACGGAACAGGCCAATTGATGATTTGGTGGAGGGAAAAGGTTGTTTGGAACAGTGGGATTTGGCTTAACGGGCATTTTGCTTGTGCAAACCCTGATTACATTAATTTTACCTTCGTATCAGATGGGGATGAAAAAAGCTTCGTCTATACATCGAATACTCGCAATCGCTCTATGACAACATACACGCTAGAGCCAACAAGCTGGATTACTGAAGAAGGATTACAGGTTGATTTAATTGGTTGGTCTTCCTCCTCTGAGACGCGATCAGCTGAATGCTTTCCTCATAAGATGCTGCCTAGGTGCAAGGAAGCTTTATTTCATTTCGAACCAAGACAAGGGGATATAGTCGGTCACAGCTATACAATCGATGATTACAATTTGAGTCTCTTTGATTGTAAAGCCATGTGCGTGGAGAACTGTTCCTGTTTTGCCTATGCCTCAATCACCGATAATGAAACAGGCTGTGAATTTTGGAGCCAAAGCATGCATTTTATGACTACTTCAGGCAGACAGGTTTTTATTCGTTCAGAGTCATTAAAAG ATGACTACTCATCAACAAAGTGGTGGCCATGGCTTCTTGTGGCTTTAGGTGTATTACTGGCATTTGGCACCTTGTGTTGGATGCTACTGAGAAAGTGTGGAACTAAAG ATAAAGCCAGAGGAACAAAAAAATCCCTGCTAGATGAGCTCGGTGGAAGCAATATGACACCAGAAACCAACGATGGTAAAGCCAATAAGGACGAAATACCCAAAAGTTTAAGCAAAGACTTGCTGTTGTTCAGCTTTGACAGCATTACAGCTGCCACAAACAACTTCTCCATAACCAGCAAGCTTGGAGAGGGTGGATTCGGACCAGTTTACAAG GGAAAATTAGAGGACGGGCAAGAAGTTGCAATAAAAAGACTTTCCAAAAATTCAGGCCAAGGTGTGGTAGAGTTCAAAAATGAAATTCTACTGATTGCCAAACTTCAGCACAGAAATCTTGCGAGGCTATTGGGATGCTGCCTACAAGCAGATGAGAAAATTTTAGTTTATGAGTATATGGTCAACAGAAGCCTGGATTTCTTGCTTTTTG GGGCAGATTCTAGCAAAAAGGAGTTACTAAAATGGAGTATACGTCTGAATATTATTGAAGGGATTGCTCAAGGATTGCTCTATCTCCACAAGTACTCAAGATTAAGGGTGATTCATAGGGATTTAAAAGCTGGCAATATCTTGCTTGATGACAGCATGAATCCTAAAATATCAGATTTTGGTTTGGCAAGAATATTTGGAATGCAAGAATctgaagcaaaaacaaaaagaatagtTGGAACCTA TGGTTACATGTCCCCGGAGTATGCAATAAAAGGCATTGTTTCAATGAAGACGGATGTATTCAGTTTTGGAGTTCTGCTACTTGAGATTGTTAGCGGTCGGAAAAACAACAGCTGCTATCATTCGGAACACCCACTGAACCTCGTAGGAATG GCATGGGAATTGTGGAAGGAAGGAAGGGCTCTGGAGCTAATGGACCCAATGTTGAATGGCTCCTGCCCTGAAAATGAAGTCACGAGATGCATTCAGGTGGGTCTGTTGTGCGTGCAAGACCGTGCAATTGATAGGCCCTCCATGTCTGATGTGGTGTCCATGCTGTCGAACGAGGCTGTGCAATTGCCACCACCAAAACAACCAGCATTCTTCATTGAGACGGTTCCGGGAGACGCAGAAAAGGATAAGGAAGCTATTTGTTCCTTGAATGGCGTATCAATTTCAGCAACAGAGCCCAGGTAG